From the genome of Populus alba chromosome 10, ASM523922v2, whole genome shotgun sequence, one region includes:
- the LOC118046328 gene encoding nicotianamine synthase 3 produces MGCQEELLIEKVCEIYDKLSRLENLNPSKQVNSLFTQLVQTCKSQCHIDITKLNERVQAIRCKLIKLCGKAEGLLEIHFATLIGSHDKPLNHIKIFPYYSNYLKLSQVEFSMLNKICSRVPKHIAFVGSGPLPLTSIILATNHLRTTCFHNFDIDPSANAKAIQLVSSDSELSKRMFFHTADIMNVSSSLRQYEVVFLAALVGMDREEKVRVIKHLADHIAPGTLLLMRSANGARAFLYPVIDPCDLQGFEVLSVFHPSDDVINSVIIARKNSQG; encoded by the coding sequence ATGGGTTGCCAGGAAGAGCTGTTGATAGAAAAGGTTTGTGAGATCTACGACAAACTTTCGAGGTTAGAAAACCTCAATCCTTCCAAGCAAGTTAATTCTCTCTTCACCCAACTTGTGCAAACGTGTAAGAGTCAATGCCACATTGACATTACCAAATTGAATGAAAGAGTTCAAGCTATTAGGTGTAAGTTAATTAAGCTTTGTGGGAAAGCTGAGGGCCTCTTAGAAATCCATTTCGCTACCCTCATAGGATCTCATGACAAACCACTTAACCATATCAAGATCTTCCCTTACTATTCCAATTACCTTAAGCTCAGCCAAGTAGAGTTTTCCATGCTTAACAAAATTTGCAGTCGAGTTCCTAAACATATTGCCTTCGTGGGTTCTGGTCCTCTTCCCCTCACCTCGATCATCCTGGCTACTAATCATTTAAGGACTACTTGCTTTCATAACTTTGACATCGACCCTTCAGCAAATGCCAAAGCCATCCAGCTGGTTTCATCAGATTCAGAATTGTCAAAACGAATGTTCTTCCACACTGCAGATATTATGAATGTGTCGAGCAGCTTAAGACAATATGAAGTTGTTTTCCTGGCAGCTCTGGTAGGCATGGACAGGGAAGAAAAAGTTCGGGTCATTAAACACTTGGCCGACCACATAGCTCCTGGAACTCTACTGCTAATGAGGTCGGCGAATGGTGCTCGAGCCTTCCTATatcctgtcattgatccttgtgATCTTCAGGGCTTTGAAGTTCTATCAGTCTTTCATCCTTCGGACGATGTCATCAATTCAGTTATTATTGCACGTAAAAATTCTCAAGGGTGA